The genomic region TAGGGAAACACTGTGAGCGTCGAGATCTTCTACGACGACGATGCCGACCTGAGCATCATCCAGGACCGCAAGGTGGCCGTGATCGGCTACGGCAGCCAGGGCCACGCCCACGCGCTGTCCCTGCGCGACTCGGGCGTCGAGGTCCGCATCGGCCTGCAGGAGGGCTCCAAGTCCCGCGCCAAGGCCGAGGAAGAGGGCCTGGAGGTCGGCACGCCGTCCGAGGTCTCCGCGTGGGCCGACGTGATCATGATCCTGGCGCCGGACACGGCCCAGCGGCACATCTACGCGAACGAGATCGCGGCGAACCTGAAGGAGGGTGACGCGATCTTCTTCGGCCACGGCTTCAACATCCGCTACGGCCTGATCACCGCTCCGTCCGGTGTGGACGTCGCCATGGTCGCCCCCAAGGGCCCCGGTCACCTGGTGCGCCGCCAGTTCGTCGACGGCAAGGGCGTCCCGGCGCTCATCGCGGTCGAGCAGGACGCGTCCGGCAACGCCCAGGCGCTCGCGCTCTCGTACGCCAAGGGCATCGGCGGCACGCGGGCCGGCGTCATCAAGACGACGTTCAAGGAAGAGACCGAGACGGACCTCTTCGGCGAGCAGGCCGTGCTCTGCGGTGGCGCCTCCGCGCTGGTGCAGGCCGGTTTCGAGGTGCTGACCGAGGCGGGCTACGCCCCCGAGGTCGCCTACTTCGAGTGCCTGCACGAGCTCAAGCTGATCGTCGACCTCATGTACGAGGGCGGCATCGCCCGCATGCGCTACTCGATCTCCGACACCGCCGAGTTCGGTGATCTGACCCGCGGCCCGCGCGTCATCACCCCCGCGGTCAAGGAGGAGATGAAGAAGATCCTGGGCGAGATCCAGGACGGCACCTTCGCTAACGAGTGGGTGGCCGAGGACGACAACGGCCGCGCGAACTACAAGAAGCTGCAGCAGGAGGGTGAGAACCACCCGATCGAGGCAACCGGCAAGAAGCTCCGCGACATGATGTCGTGGGTGGACCGCCCGATCACCGAGACCGCCTGATTGGTCTGTTGGACTGATTTTCGAACGGCCCGCAGCTCAGCGCTGCGGGCCGTTCGCCCGCATCCGCTAGCTTCTGGACCCATGACCGACAGCGCGCCGATCTTCGACAACAAAGCGCACGTGCGTGGCAACCTGGATCTGAGCGGCGCCGTCTGGCAGCGCCCGCCCGGCCCTCCGTCCGAGGGCGGCGACGCCGAGATCGCCGAGGTGCGGCACACCGACGGCGCCACCTACATCGCGATGCGCAACTCCCAGCGACCCGAGTCGGTGCTCGTGTTCACCATGTCGGAGTGGGACGCGTTCCTGGCCGGCGTGCGGGACGGCGAGTTCAACCTCCCCGAGGACCAGGCGCGGTAACCAGCGCAAACCCCGTCCCATCCCACAGGACACCGGCAGTGACCTGAGCCACCCGCCGGAAGCCGCGTGCAAGGCCGGTGTCTATGCTCGTTAACAGTCCGGACACATTGCGGTGCCCGGTCGGCGCGGGCCAGCCGCCCCCGACCACGCCCGCGCCCCACGATCCGACCGTTCCTGGGAGCGATGTCCGTGACCAACACGAGCCGACCTGTTGTCCTCATCGCCGAGAAGCTGGCACCGTCCGTTCTGGACGCACTCGGTGACGGCGTGGAAGTGCGCCACGTAGACGGCACCGACCGCGCGGCCCTCCTCGAGGCCGTCGCGGACGCGGACGCCCTCCTCGTCAGGTCCGCCACCCAGGTCAACGCCGAGGTGTTCGCCGCCACCCGCAAGCTGAAGGTCGTGGCCCGCGCGGGCGTCGGCCTGGACAACGTCGAGGTGCCCGCCGCCACGGCCAACGGCGTGATGGTCGTCAACGCGCCGACGTCCAACATCGTGTCGGCCGCCGAGCACGCGGTGGCGCTGCTGCTGTCCGTCGCGCGCCAGATCCCGGCCGCGCACGAGACGCTGCAGAACCACGAGTGGAAGCGCTCCAAGTTCAACGGCGTCGAGATCAACGGCAAGACCGTCGGCGTGGTGGGCCTCGGCAAGATCGGCCAGCTGTTCGCGCAGCGCATCGCCGCGTTCGGCGTCGAGCTCATCGCCTACGACCCGTACGTCTCGGCCGCGCGCGCCGCCCAGCTCGGCATCGAGCTCGTCAGCCTCGAGGAGCTGCTGGAGCGCGCCGACGCGATCAGCATCCACCTGCCGAAGACCCCGGAGACCAAGGGCCTCATCGGTGCGGAGCAGCTCGCGAAGGCCAAGCGCGGCGTCATCATCGTCAACGCTGCCCGCGGTGGCCTCATCGACGAGGAAGCCCTTGCCGAGGCCGTGAAGGAGGGTCAGGTCGGCGGCGCCGGCATCGACGTCTTCTCCACCGAGCCCACGACCGAGAGCCCGCTGTTCGGCGTGCCGGGCATCGTCGTCACCCCGCACCTGGGCGCGTCCACCGCCGAGGCGCAGGACCGCGCGGGCACCGACGTCGCGAAGAGCACCATCCTCGCGCTCGCCGGCGAGTTCGTGCCGGACGCCGTCAACGTCCAGGGCGGCGCGGTCGGCGAGGAGGTCCGCCCGTACCTGCCGCTGGTGCAGAAGCTCGGCACCGTCCTCAGTGCACTCTCGCCCAAGGCGCCGACCAGCGTCACCGTCGAGGTCCGCGGCGAACTGTCCAATGAGGACGTCGAGATCCTGCCGCTGGCCGCGCTGCGCGGTGTCTTCTCCAAGGTCGTCGAGTCGCAGGTGACGTTCGTGAACGCGCCGAGCCTCGCCGCGGACCTGGGCGTGAGCGTCGAGCTCACCAAGGAGACCGAGAGCCCGAACCACCGCAGCCTCGTCACGGTCAGGGCCGTGCAGGCCGACGGCACCACGAACAGCGTCTCCGGCACGGTCAGCGGCATCGCCCAGGTCGAGAAGCTGGTGAACATCAACGGCCGCAACTTCGACCTCCGCGCCGAAGGCACCGTGCTGCTGCTGGAGTACCCGGACCGTCCGGGCGTCATGGGCACGGTCGGCACGCTGCTCGGCGAGGCCGGCGTGAACATCGAGGCCGCGCAGATCAGCCAGACCGGCAGCGACGCCGTCATGGTGCTGCGGGTGGACCGCCCGGTGGACACCGCGGTGCTCGACCCGATCGGTGCCGCCGTGGGCGCGCGCACCGTCCGCTCCGTCGACTTCGGATAGTCACGACAAACCGGGAGGGGGACCTCGAAGTCCCCTTCCCGTGGCTATCGTCATTCACAACGAAGTCGTAACAGGCAACTATCCGTAGACCACATTCATACTTTCGGGGCAATCGCAGAGCCACTATCAGCGATTAGCGTCCCCACGAGGTTGACCCGGTGCCGTAGAGGGCTCGGCACTGTTTTCACTCGGGTCGAAGGCACACACCTCGGTTGGGGCAACGTTGTGAAAAGACGATCAAGTCTGGTGGTGTTCTCCGCCATCACCTCACTGCTGATCGCACCTGCCACGGCACAGGCGCAGAGCGAACCGCTCGCGCAGCCGGTCAAGGGTGCGCGGGGGTTGGACGCGGACGCTCTGCAGCTCAAGGTTTCTCCCCGGTTGAACTCCTCCGGCAAGGTCACCGCGTTCGTCGCGCTGGACCGCAAGCCCGCCGTCGACGCGTTCACGGAGAAGCAGGGCCAGGGCAAGGAGGCGCAGAAGCAGGCCGCCAAACAGGCGAAGAACGACACGTCGGCCGCTGTCGACGGGGTCGTCGGTGAGCTGAAGGCCAAGGACTCGGCCACCAAGGAGCTCTACCGCACCTCCAACGGCGTTCCCGGCGTCGTCGTGACGGCGGACGCGGCGAAGGTGCGCGAGCTCGCCCAGCGCCCCGACGTCGTCGCGGTCTACCCGGTCGTCCCGAAGAAGCGCGACAACTCCAACGCCGTGCAGCTCACCAGGGTCGTCAACACCTGGCAGCAGTACGGCAAGCTCGGTGACGACATCCGGGTCGGCATCATCGACACCGGCGTCGACTACACCCACGCGAACTTCGGCGGACCCGGCACGGTCGAGGCGTTCAAGGCCGTCGACCCGCGCAAGGCGGACCCGAACTTCCCGACCGCCAAGGTCGTCGGCGGCTACGACTTCGTGGGCGAGGACTACGACGGGGAGAGCAAGGACCCGGCGATCAACACGCCGAAGCCCGACCCCAACCCGATCGACTGCAACGGCCACGGCTCGCACGTCGCCGGCACCACGGCCGGTTTCGGTGAGAACGCCGACGGCAGCACCTTCCAGGGTGACTACACCAAGCTGAACGCCGACTCCCTCAACGCGATGAAGATCGGCCCCGGCACCGCGCCGAAGGCCTTGATCTACGCGCTGAAGGTCTTCGGCTGCGACGGCTCGACCAACGTCACCTCGCAGGCGCTCGACTGGTCGCTCGACCCCGACGGCGACGGTGACTTCTCCGACCACCTCGACGTGGTCAACCTGTCGCTCGGCTCCGACTACGGCGCACCGGACGACCCCGACAGCCTCTTCGTGAAGAAGCTGTACCGCCACGGCGTCATGCCGGTGTTCTCCGCGGGCAACGGCGGCGACCTCTACGACATCGGCGGCTCGCCGGGCAACACGCCCGAGGCGCTGACGGTGGCGTCCGTGCGCGACTCGTACGTGCTGCGCGACGGCGCCGAGGTGGTCGGCCAGGGCCTCAAGCCCGGTCAGTACAGCCAGAGCTTCGCGGGCTACCTCGGCTACGACAAGACGCTGCCCGTGGTGAAGCTGACGCAGGCGGGCAACCTCGACGGCTGCCAGCCGGTCACCGATGCGGTCGCGGGCAAGTTCGTGTGGCTGGAGTGGGACGACAACGACGCGACGCGCCGCTGTGGTTCGGCCGCCCGCGCGAACAACGTGCAGGCCGCCGGTGGTGCCGGTGTGCTGCTGTCCTCCACCCTGAACAACTTCGCGGCCGGCATCGCGGGCAACACCGCCATCCCGATGTTCCAGTTCACCGGTGACGCCACCGCCTCGGTGCGCCCGGCGCTGAACGCAGGCACGCTGACCGTCCGCCTCGCGGGCGAGCTGCGCAGCTCGACGCCGACCTACGACCAGTCCATTTCGGACACGCCGAGCTCGTTCACGAGCCGCGGCACCCGCGGTCAGTCGATCAAGCCGGACGTCGCGGCGCCCGGTGACACGATCTCCTCGACCGCCGTGGGCTCGGGCAACGACCGCTCGGTCATCTCCGGCACCTCGATGGCGGCCCCGCACGTCGCCGGCATCGCGGCCCTGGTGCGCCAGACGCACCCGGACTGGTCGCTGGAGGAGGTCAAGGCCTCCATCATGAACACCGCCGGTGCGGACGTGCAGGAGGGCGGCAAGACCTTCGCCCCCAACCGCGTCGGCACGGGCCGCGTGGACGCCAAGTCCGCGCTGGACAACCAGGTGCTGGCGTTCGTCGAGGACGACCCCGGCTACGTGAGCGCGAACTTCGGCACCGTCGAGGTCGCCCGCCCGGTCACGAAGACCAAGACGATCAAGATCGTCAACAAGTCGACGAAGCCGGTGGAGTACCGGGTCGGCTACACCGCCGCCACGACGATCCCCGGCGTCAGCTACGAGCTCTCGCAGGACAAGGTCAAGCTGAGCCCGCGCGGCATCGCCCGCGTGAAGGTGACGCTGAAGATCACCGACCCGAAGGCGCTGCGCAAGACGGTCGACCCGACCGTCGTTCCCACGCAGCTCGACGTGCCGCGCCAGTTCCTCGCCGACGCCTCCGGCCGCGTGACCCTCACGCCGACCGCCGGCGCCACGGTGCCGCTGCGCCTGTCGGTCTACGCCGCGCCCAAGCCGGTGGCCGACATCAGCACGTTCCCGTCGCTGAAGTTCCGCGGCAACGACAAGCAGGCCGTGCTGAACCTCAACGGCCGCGGCGTCGACCAGGGCACCGGCTCGCAGGCGTACCGCTCGCTGGTCAGCGTCCTGGAGCTGCAGGCGTCCTCGCCGAAGCTGCGCGAGTGCCGCCGCAACGTCACCGAGAACTGCGCGCTCAACGACACCGCCAAGGGCGGCGACCTGCGCCACGTCGGCGCGGCCTCCACGGCGCCGCTCGCCAAGGCGCAGGGCAGGCCCGAGGAGTCGCTGCTCGCGTTCGGTGTCGCGACGTGGGGCAACTGGTACAACCTCGGCATCAACACCGTCCCGTTCGTCGACATCGACACCACCGGTGACGGGGTCGCGGACTTCGAGACGTTCGCGACGCGCCTGACCGACACCGACCTGCTGGTGGCGACCACGGTCGACCTGAAGACGGGCCTGGAGGTCGACATCCAGCCGGTCAACGGCCAGTGGGGCGACGTCGACACGAACACCGCCGACACCAACGTCGCGGTCCTGCCGGTGCTGCTCACCGCACTGGGCATCGACCCGGCGAAGGACACGTCGCGGATCTCGTACACCGTCGGCACCGCGGGGTACTACGTGGCGCCGGGCAACGCGAACGGCCTGATCGACGTCATCGACCGCCCGCTGTCCTTCGACCCGCTCAAGCCGGGTCTGTGGGTGCAGGGCGGCGGCGACGCGGCCCTGTCGTACCTCGCGAAGCCGGGCACCGCGCTCGTGGTGAACCGGGACGCGAAGGCGCTGGAGGCTGACAAGTCCGAGGGCCTGCTCGTGCTCAACCACCACAACGCCAGCGGCGACCGCGCGTCGGTCGTCACCGTCCGAGGCTCGGGCCGCTCCTAGCTCCCGCTCCTCCGACCTTTTGAGGAGCCACGCGGGGGCCCCGCGTTTCCCTGAGGGGAACGCGGGGCCCCCGCGTGGCATTGCGGTGAAAGTGGGGTCACTGCGAGGAACTGCCGGGTGTCACCCCTTGACGGGACCCCGTTCCTGCGATCGAGTGACACCCGAAAGTGCGGAATGGGCCGTGTGGGTGTCCCGCAGTACGGGAGAGATAACCCCGAAGGGGTGTCCGGCATGCGGCGAGTGGCCGCGATGCCGGTAGCCTTTCGCGAAGGAAAGTAGTCCCACCAATTGGGGACTGACACCTGGGAGGTGTGTGGATGCGGCTCGCAGTGATCCCAGGAGACGGGATCGGGCCCGAGGTCATCGCTGAGGCCCTGAAGGTCCTCAACGAGGTCGTTCCGGCGGCCGAGATCACTCGCTACGACCTCGGCGCGGCGCGCTGGCACGCCACGGGAGAGTTGTTGCCCGAGTCGGTGCTGGGGGAGCTCCGCCAGCACGACGCGATCCTGCTCGGCGCGGTGGGCGACCCGTCGGTGCCGAGCGGAATCCTGGAGCGCGGCCTGTTGCTGCGCTTGAGGTTCGAGCTCGACCACCACGTGAACCTCCGCCCCGCCCGTCTCTACCCCGGCGTCCGCAGCCCGCTCGCGGACCCGCCGGAGATCGACATGGTCGTGGTGCGCGAGGGCACCGAGGGCCCGTACGCGGGCAACGGTGGTCTGTTGCGCAAGGACACCCCGCACGAGATCGCGACCGAGGTCTCGATCAACACGTCGTTCGGCGTGGAGAGGGTGGTCCGGGACGCGTTCGCGCGTGCCTCGAACCGCCAGCGCCGGCATCTGACCTTGGTGCACAAGACGAACGTCCTCACGCACGCCGGCTCGCTGTGGTCGCGCGTGGTGGAGGAGGTCTCGCTGCAGCACCCGGACGTCACCGTGGCCTACCAGCACGTGGACGCGGCGACCATCCACATGGTCACCGACCCCGGCCGGTACGACGTGATCGTGACGGACAACCTGTTCGGCGACATCCTGACCGACCTCGCCGCCGCCGTCACGGGCGGCATCGGCCTGGCCGCGTCGGGGAACATGGACGTCACCCGGCGCAACCCGTCGATGTTCGAGCCGGTGCACGGCTCGGCACCCGACATCGCGGGCCAGGGCATCGCCGACCCGACCGCCGCCGTGCTGTCGGTCGCGCTGCTGCTCGACCACCTCGGTGAGCACGAGGCGGCGCGCCGGATCGAGGCGTCCGTGGCGTTCGACCTCGCGACCCGCGACCACCAGTCGCCGGGCGCGACCTACGGCATCGGCGACCGCCTGGCCGCCCTTGTGTCGTCGAACGTCCGCACCGGCTGACGCTCGAATTTCAGAAGCCACGCGGGGACCTTTCGTACGACAGATCGTACGAAAGGTCCCCGCGTGGCGTTTCAGAGCTGGCCGGTGGACTCGCGCCAGGCGCGCTCCTTCTTGATCCACTCGTTGTCCTGCGGGAACTCGTCGATCGTCGGCACCCGGCGGATCTCGGTCTTGAAGCCGGGCCCGGCCATCGGCATCCGCCTCGCCCACTCGACCGCCTCCTGGATCGAGGAGACGTTCAGCAGGTAGAAGCCGTTGAACAGCTCCTTCGTCTCGCCGTACGGGCCGTCCGTGACGAGCGCGGGCTCGGCGGAGTAGTCGACGACGACGCCCTCGGACGGGTCGGCGAGGCCCTCGGCGGCGAGCAGCACACCGGCGCGGATCAGCTCGTCGTTGAAGGCCCCGACCGTCTCCAGCATCTTGTCGAAGTCGAACTCGCCCATGTTCGCGTAGGCCTCGTCGGTGGCGCGCATGATCAGCATGTACTTCACGGTGGTCTCCCTGTGTTGTGCCCGGCGAGCTGTCGTCCAGAGGTCGAACGGGCTCCCCACCGGATCGACATCACATCGAAGAAATTTTCGAACTTCCTGTTTGCGCAGGTAGGGTCACTTGAAGTCGTGCGTGGGGGAAGTCCGGTCGAAGTCCGGCGCTGACCCGCAACGGTAGGTCCCCAACCGGGGGACGAGCCCGAATGCCCGCACACGGCAGACCGAGGAACCTCCGACTCCTGCCGTGGACTGCGGGAAGGGACCAAGTGATCTCCAGGATCAGCGCGCTCGTCGGCGTGCTCGTCGTCAGCATCGTCGCGGGCGTGGCGCTCGGGCCGGTCTCCGTCCCCTTCGGCGTCACCGTCGACCTGCTCCGGGCGGCGTTCACCGGCGGCACCGTCCCCGCCGACCTCGCCGGGCAGTACCACATCGTCTGGGACATCCGGCTGCCCCGCGTGCTGCTCGCCGCCGTCGTGGGCGCGGGCCTGAGCGCGGTCGGCGTCGCGATCCAGGCGATGGTCCGCAACGCGCTGGCCGACCCGTACGTGCTCGGCATCTCCTCCGGGGCGAGCGTCGGGGCCACGGCGGTCGCGACGATGGGCGTGCTGTCCGGGCTGGGCGTCTACGCGCTCTCGACGGGCGCGTTCCTCACCGGGCTCGGTGCCACCGCGCTCGTCTACCTCACCGCCCGCTCGAGCGGCGGGCTCACCCCCTTGCGGCTCGTGCTGACCGGGACCGCGCTCGCCTACGGGTTCTCCGCGGTGGCGATGCTGCTGGTGTTCCAGGCACCGCACGGGGAGGCGGCGCGGGCGGCGATGTTCTGGCTGCTGGGCAGCCTCGGCGGGGCGGACTGGAAGTCGCTGCCGGTCGCCACGGTCGTCACCTTCGCCGGGATCGGCTACCTGATGGCGAAGGCGCGGCCGTTGAACGCGCTGGCGATGGGGGACGAGACCGCCACCACGCTCGGCGTCGAGGTCAACCGGTTCCGCACGCACCTGTTCATCGTCACCGCGGCCATCACCGGGGTGCTGGTGGCGGTCAGCGGCGCGGTCGGGTTCGTCGGGCTGATGCTGCCGCACCTCACCCGCATGGCCGTGGGGGCCGACCACCGCAAGGTGCTGCCGCTCGCGCCGCTGGCCGGGGCGAGCTTCTTGGTGTGGGTGGACGTGGCCGCGCGGATGCTGGCCGCACCGGAGGAGCTGCCGCTCGGTGTCATCACGGCCGCGATCGGCGTGCCGTGCTTCATCTTCCTCATGCGCCGCAGGGCCTACGTGTTCGGAGGTCGCTGATGCGCGTCGAGGCCGGCGGTCTGACCGTCCGCGGCATCATCTCCGACATCTCGCTGCACGCCGAGAACGAGGTCGTCGCGATCGTCGGCCCGAACGGCAGCGGCAAGTCCACCACGTTGCGCTGCGTCTACCGCGCTCTGAAACCGGACGCCGGCGCGGTGCTGCTGGACGGCACGAGCGTCCACAAGCGACCGCACCTCGCCCGCGACCTCGCCGCGCTGAGCCAGGAGTCGCAGGTCGAGTTCGACTTCACGGTCGCCGAGGTCGTGGAGATGGCTCGCCTTCCGCACGAACGCGACCCGGAGCGCGACCGCCGGGTGGTGGCCGAGGCACTGGCCACTGTGGACGCCACCCACCTCGCGGGCCGCAGCTTCCTGAGCCTGTCCGGCGGTGAACGGCAGCGCGTCCTGATCGCCCGTGCCATCGCGCAGCAACCCCGCGTGCTCGTGCTCGACGAGCCGACCAACCACCTGGACATCCGCCATCAGCTGGACGTCCTCTCGCTCGCCCGCGGTCTTGGCGTCACCGTGCTCACCGTGCTGCACGACCTCAACCTCGCCGCGTCCTACTGCGACCGCCTCTACGTCCTCGACGAGGGCCGGCTGGTCGCCTGCGGCACACCGCGGGAGGTGCTCGTGCCCGAGCTGATCGCCAAGGTCTTCCACGTCACCGCACACGTGGTCGCCCACCCCACAACGGGAGTGCCACAGCTCCTGTTCGACCAGGAGGAAACCCCTTGAGAACCGCACTCGTCGCCGCCGCCCTGCTGCTCGTCTCGGGCTGCGGTGCCACGGTCGCGCAGGACACCACCTCGGGTGAGGGGCCGGTCACCGTCACGAACTGCGGTCAGCAGGTCACGTACGACCGGGTGCCGTCCAAAGTGGTCACCAACGACACCGGCATCACCGAGCTGATGTTCGCGCTGGGCCTGAAGGACCGCATGGCGGGCTACGTCGTGAACGGCTTGAAGACGGTCGACGTGCAGACCTCGCCGTGGAAGGCCGACTTCGAGAGCGGCAAGCACCTGTCCGACAAGATCTCCAAGGAGGTCGTGCAGGGCGTCAACGCCGACCTCGTGTTCGCCGGCTGGAACTACGGCTTCAGCGAGAGCACCGGGTTCACGCCGGAGGCGTTGAAGCAGCTCGGCATCCCCAGCTACCTGCTCACCGAGGCGTGCCGCAACGGCGTCGGCAAGCAGCGCGGCATCATGCCCGCGCTCGACGCGCTCTACACCGACCTGCGCAACCTCGGGAAGATCTTCCGCGTCGAGGCGAAGGCCGAGGAGCTGGTGAAGAGCTACCAGCAGCAGATCGAGAACGCCGGCAAGCTGATGGCCGGCAAGCCGCGGCCGAAGGTGTTCCTCTACGACAGCGGCCAGGACCAGCCGTTCACCTCCGGTAAGAACGCGGCCCCGCAGGACATCATCGCCAGGGCCGGTGGCGACAACGTCTTCGGCGACCTCAACGACAGCTGGACCACGGTCAACTGGGAGGCCGTCGTGCAGCGCAACCCCGATGTCGTGCTGATCGTGGACTACGCCGACGGCGAGGCCAACACCCCGCAGGAGAAGCAGAAGTTCCTGGAGGGCTTCGCGCCGCTGCAGAACTCGCCGGCGGTCAAGAACAAGCGGTTCTACTCGCTGCCGTACGCCGCGCTGGTCGAGGGGCCGCGCAACCCGGCCTCGATCGAGGCCTTCGCGAAGTACCTGTCACAGGCGTGAACGGATGACCAGATAGTGGGAGATTTCCTCCCGGCGCTTGGTACGTCGTGCTGAGCTGTGGCAGCATCCCGGTCATGGCTCAGCACACCGCCATCATTATTGACGAGCGCGTCGGGTAGTTGCCGCCCCTGGCACCCGACGCGCAGACCTCTCGCATCCCGCGGGGGGTCTTTTTGTTTGTCCTGGACAGGAGATGACCCGCGATGGCCGGCCCTTCCGACGACTTCCACGTCTACGACACGACGTTGCGCGACGGCGCACAACGTGAGGGCATCTCGTACTCCGTCACGGACAAGCTCGCGGTGGCGCGGCTGCTGGACGGGCTCGGCGTCGGGTTCATCGAGGGCGGCTGGCCCGGCGCTCTGCCCAAGGACACCGAGTTCTTCGCCCGCGCGGCAGCGGGTGACCTGGAGCTCAAGCACGCCAAGCTGGTCGCGTTCGGAGCGACCCGCAAGGCAGGGGTGAAGGTCGAAGAAGACCCGCAGGTCAAGGCGTTGCTGGACTCGCAGGCGCCGGTGGTCACGCTGGTGGCCAAGTCGGACCTGCGGCACATCGAACGCGCGCTGCGCACCGACGCCGAGGAGAACCTGCGGATGGTGCGCGACACCGTCCGGTTCCTCAAGGACAACGGCAGGCGCGTCTTCCTCGACGCCGAGCACTTCTTCGACGGTTACGCCTTCTCCCCGGACACCGCGCTGCGCGTGCTGGAGTCCGCTGTGGAGGGTGGCGCCGACGTCGTCGTGCTGTGCGACACGAACGGCGGCCAGCTCCCGCTGGGTCTCGCCGGAACGGTCGCCGAGGTCATCGAGAAGACCGGTTTCCGGGTGGGAATCCACTGCCAGGACGACACCTCCTGCGCCGTGGCGAACACCCTCGCGGCCGTGCAAGCGGGCGCGACGCACGTGCAGTGCACCGCCAATGGTTATGGCGAGCGAGCAGGCAACGCGGACCTGTTCGCCGTCGTGGGAAACCTCGTGACCAAGCTCGGCGTGGAGGTGCTCCCGACCGGGGCACTGGCCGAGCTCACCCGTGTCTCCCATGCGTTGGCCGAGATCGCGAACATCGCACCCGACACCCACCAGGCATATGTCGGGTCGTCAGCATTCGCCCACAAGGCGGGTCTGCACGCGAGCGCGATCAAGGTGGATCCGGAGCTGTACAACCACATCGATCCGGACACCGTCGGCAACGACATGCGGGTGCTGGTCACCGAGATGGCCGGTCGGGCGAGCATCGAGCTCAAGGGACGTGAGTTCGGGCTCGACCTGGCCGGC from Lentzea guizhouensis harbors:
- a CDS encoding ABC transporter ATP-binding protein; protein product: MRVEAGGLTVRGIISDISLHAENEVVAIVGPNGSGKSTTLRCVYRALKPDAGAVLLDGTSVHKRPHLARDLAALSQESQVEFDFTVAEVVEMARLPHERDPERDRRVVAEALATVDATHLAGRSFLSLSGGERQRVLIARAIAQQPRVLVLDEPTNHLDIRHQLDVLSLARGLGVTVLTVLHDLNLAASYCDRLYVLDEGRLVACGTPREVLVPELIAKVFHVTAHVVAHPTTGVPQLLFDQEETP
- a CDS encoding ABC transporter substrate-binding protein, with translation MRTALVAAALLLVSGCGATVAQDTTSGEGPVTVTNCGQQVTYDRVPSKVVTNDTGITELMFALGLKDRMAGYVVNGLKTVDVQTSPWKADFESGKHLSDKISKEVVQGVNADLVFAGWNYGFSESTGFTPEALKQLGIPSYLLTEACRNGVGKQRGIMPALDALYTDLRNLGKIFRVEAKAEELVKSYQQQIENAGKLMAGKPRPKVFLYDSGQDQPFTSGKNAAPQDIIARAGGDNVFGDLNDSWTTVNWEAVVQRNPDVVLIVDYADGEANTPQEKQKFLEGFAPLQNSPAVKNKRFYSLPYAALVEGPRNPASIEAFAKYLSQA
- the cimA gene encoding citramalate synthase, producing MAGPSDDFHVYDTTLRDGAQREGISYSVTDKLAVARLLDGLGVGFIEGGWPGALPKDTEFFARAAAGDLELKHAKLVAFGATRKAGVKVEEDPQVKALLDSQAPVVTLVAKSDLRHIERALRTDAEENLRMVRDTVRFLKDNGRRVFLDAEHFFDGYAFSPDTALRVLESAVEGGADVVVLCDTNGGQLPLGLAGTVAEVIEKTGFRVGIHCQDDTSCAVANTLAAVQAGATHVQCTANGYGERAGNADLFAVVGNLVTKLGVEVLPTGALAELTRVSHALAEIANIAPDTHQAYVGSSAFAHKAGLHASAIKVDPELYNHIDPDTVGNDMRVLVTEMAGRASIELKGREFGLDLAGRGTEVGSALARVKELESKGWSFEAADASLELLLRGELSELDTPPFALESYRVVLDHRSDGEIVSEATVKVHVAGERVIATAEGNGPVHALDAALRKALLPHLSWLDAVELADYKVRILTEHPGTDAVTRVLVESTDGEREWTTVGVHGNIVEASWLALCDALVHKSMRSSV